A region from the Benincasa hispida cultivar B227 chromosome 12, ASM972705v1, whole genome shotgun sequence genome encodes:
- the LOC120067330 gene encoding auxin-responsive protein SAUR50, with the protein MDFSTEKVKNKGLILKTWERCKSMGRRGRNSPSSAGIKRLLTRKTKSLPHLKVFSGGEDDDEKERRRSFGGKGRVAPEGCFTVYVGAERQRFVIRTECANHPLFRSLLEEAEEEYGYNCQAPLSLPCDVESFYNVLMEMDDDGGADLRRGCGYPTPKRFGSYHLLSPRSSSLVVK; encoded by the coding sequence ATGGATTTCAGTACAGAGAAAGTGAAAAACAAGGGATTGATCTTGAAAACCTGGGAGCGGTGCAAGTCGATGGGCCGAAGGGGAAGAAATTCACCGTCCTCCGCCGGAATAAAACGATTATTAACGAGGAAGACGAAATCCTTGCCTCATCTTAAGGTCTTCTCCGGCGGAGAAGACGACGACGAGAAGGAACGACGGCGGAGCTTTGGCGGAAAGGGGAGAGTAGCGCCGGAAGGGTGTTTCACGGTGTACGTCGGAGCGGAGAGGCAGAGATTTGTGATAAGAACAGAGTGTGCGAACCATCCTCTGTTTCGGTCGCTTTTGGAGGAGGCGGAGGAGGAGTACGGATACAACTGCCAAGCGCCGCTTTCCCTACCGTGCGATGTAGAGAGTTTTTACAACGTGTTGATGGAGATGGACGACGACGGCGGCGCTGATCTCCGCCGTGGATGTGGATATCCTACTCCGAAGAGATTTGGATCTTATCATCTTCTCAGTCCTCGTTCTTCATCTCTCGTTGTAAAGTAA